The Synchiropus splendidus isolate RoL2022-P1 chromosome 5, RoL_Sspl_1.0, whole genome shotgun sequence DNA window CTGACATGGCAAGTAAAGCACAAGTACAAGTAAAGCTGCATTCATGTCTTGAAAGTATCGGTTTGAAAACGTCCTCGATTGTGTGCGACACCAACAATGTTATAGAGCAAGGGTTTTTACTTGTGTTCGGTGAAAGCATTTATAAACGTGAGATTTGGTTCTTTGTCACTCAaagttactttttatttttaaatggtcCTCACAGTTTCTTCTTCCCTGCAGGGATTCACTCTCTCATCTATCAAGCAACTGCATCATCTGGAGTTCATCACTTCCCAGAGTATGTGGAGGTTGGTTTGGTGGACGATGTTGTGTTCAGTCACTACGACAGCAACAGCAGGAGAGTTGAACCCAAACAGGACTGGATGACCCGACTCACTGATGATGATCCGGAATATTTAGAAAGAGAGACACGGAGGTGCAGGGATGACCAGAGGAGCAGAAAGAACCTCATGAGGGAGGTTCAAAAAAGATTCAACCAGACTGGAGGTTTGTTTGGACTCACACATTATTGGTCAGTTCATACTTTGCATCTGCTGTGAAATTTGCTGTCAAGCTCCTTGTTTGAGCAATCTGTGAAAAAGTACTGAATCATTGAACAATGGACATGTGGGTCAAAAGGTCTCATGAAGGTCACATGTATTGGTTATGGTTTAGAGCTctataaacacaaaatgcactcACCACATTTTTGGCTACTTTGAGATTTGTGGCTTCAAGGTCAAAGCGATGCTCACCACGGTGAACAATATGGACAAATTTTCAAGCAAGTTATTCAATACCAAGACAATGCTGCATGACTGTGGATTGCGTGAAAACCACATTAAAATccataaataaaatcattatgATACGCAGGATGTAGAAAGTGTGATGTTCCTGGCTGGCTTTAACCATCCTTCAACAGCAAGCAGGGAGCGACCTTGTTTAAATTTGAGATTGTTGATTTAGCGATATTAAGTATTCGAGAGCTCAGTTTGATTCGTGAGGAGTCAATTTCTTAAGATGGTGGAGGAGAAGTGAAGTCCTTTTCAACAGTGGATTTATTGACCCTTGGATTTGTCTTTCAGTTCTGAAAGTGAGGCAATAAACATGACCAACAATACAATCACATTTCACATCAATCATACTATCATACTATCAAATTCTGCACTCTCATATAGATACATCTCCTGAGTCACTATAATTTGCACTTTCTCCGACATCCAATAGAATCGTGTGGTTCAACACTGACCTTTGCTTGACGACTAGGGTGcaaatctgaatcagaatcggaatcatattttattataatttatttggaataaagtgctgacagaaaaaaataaaataaaataaaataaacaacaaaggctgttcacaaattcaacagcacTAAAGTAATCACAGtatatttaaatgaagtgaaacaaCGTACCACGATAACATTGCACACGTAATGCACACACCTACGGACGGTTGTACGACTACAACTTGGACTCACTCTCTTCGGAAACTGCAAATCCCGAGCACCAACCCCAACACACGTTGAACAAAAATACTCAGCACACTGACGCGACACTACACCCTGATCTTGGATGCAACAACTGATGCTGCGCAGCTCTGCAAGGTTGCTGATGTGAATCTTAGTTGCCATCATCTTCAATTGTAGTCGTCTTCCAGTAGCAAGTGGAAAGGGGCGTGTGCAacgcttcaaaataaaagccttttcaTCATTAATGttgatgttgaatttccccactgggTTACTAAAACAAGCCATCTGATCTAATCTAACATCTTAAAAGTTCATATATCGAAATAGACGCGATAACGCAATATCATTATATCTTTCAGTTCAGTCCATCTTGAGATACCATCCTTTTCACACCTCACTAAAAAATGTCTCTCCCTCAGGTGTCCACACACTTCAGGTGACACACAGCTGTGAGAGGGACAATGAGactggagaggtcagaggtcattatCAGTACGCTTACGATGGACAAGACTTTCTATCGTGGGACCTCAAGACTTTGACATGGATCGCAGCGAATCAACAGGCTGTCGACACCAAACACCAATGGGACAACGATGAAGGTCGTAACAAATATCTACAGTACTACCTGAAGACCCACTGTCCTGCGCATTTGAAGAAGCTTCTGGACTATGGGAAGAGCTCCATCCAGAGAACAGgtagtcacatgacctgacagGAAGTTACCTCTTTATTCCTGACTGTCCAACATCTGTCCATGCGTGAGTGACCTGCCCATAGTGTCTCCCACCTCTCACCCAGTCTCTCCTGGCTCTGACCCAGTTACCCTGGATAGCTGGGACGAGTGCCAAAGGAGAGATAAtctgtttttaattcatgtaCTCCCTCTGTCTTTCCATGTTCCGTTTATCATTCAGTTGAATTTATCAAATGCCAGCTGAATCATGTGACCATCAACTCAGCagcggtcatgtgaccctccAGCTCTGGTGTCTCCTCATGTTGTGATCTCTCATATTTCCTGCAGGATTCTGTGCTCAGTCcagaaatgaagcagaaatatCACTGACCATCCaactgtgtgtgtcttcaccagagcttccatcagtgtctctcctccagaaGACTCCGTCCTCTCCCATCGTCTGCCACGCTACAGGCTTCTACCCTCCACGAGCCAAGTTGTTCTGGACCAAAGACGGAGAGGAGCTTCACCGAGGTGTTACAATTGAAGAGGTCCTCCCCAACCCTGATGGAACCTACCAGATGAGGGCCCAGCTGAAACTGCCAGACCCGTCTGAAGACTGGGAGAGGTTCACCTGTGTGTTCCACCTTGAAGGTGTAGAGGAAGCCTTGCTCACCAAACTGGACAAAGAGGCCATTTTAACCAACGGTAAACTTTAACTCTTTCATGACTGAGCTTTGCTGCATCAAGTGTTTTCTTCTCATGTCACCTGACCCCCTTGATCCCGAGCAATCTTTTAAGTGCTAGAACTTTGGTCTACTGTCTCTAAGGTTTGGCAAATGTTTGAATTCATGATAAAGCAGTGGAAAGATGTAGGCCCTTACATTGTTTTGGAAAATTGAGCTTCAAGCTGCTCACCACAGAGAtcgaaaaatgtgaaaatgaggTACATTTGCTCATACAGTTGAGCCACATTATTTAAGAGCAGAGTGAAGTACTGTGATTTATCAACACTGAAATGAATGACTCTAAAATCAGTTTTGATTCAGGACATGGACCATGAAACCAAGCCCTAGTGGTGACTGTTGGATACATGTATTGTACTGACTACAACAGGTGGATTATTCATCATAGCCTGTAACACGTCTTCTCCGCATACATTGCTGCtactgaaaactgaaacaatTGTGGTTGTGTTTGTAGTAGTACTGGGGTGATTGACAGTACTTGTATTATAGAGTGCTGGAAAAGTGCTTGAACTTGACATGTGAAAAGGTGCGTGAACCCTGAGAACAGGAGGTGACAGGTTTGTCTCTAGAGGGCGTCGACCATAGTCTTGATTGATGAAATAATTTTtgtcccagctagccagggtgTTGATTCAAAACTGAATCTGTGATTCAACATCCATTCAACTAATTTTAAGTGTTTCAAAAATGAACATCCCACCTCATTCCAATCCATGTGACCTTGGCTCCAAACTAAACCCTCATGTTTTATGTTCCACACCAGGGAAGCCAGAGGACCAGACCGTCCCCATCGTTGTCTCAGTGGCAGCTGTTCTCATCATCTTCACTGTTATTGGTCTTTATTATTGTTCTCTTGCTTCTGTTGGAACGGACCGGTCCACAAGAGCAGGTGAGAAGACAGGAGCAGACTTGAGTGACGTTGACCAAATCATTCACAAACAGAAGGCAACAAAGATCCAGAGACACAATGTTCCACCACAAGCTTGATGGCTTCACACGTCGAACACAAAAACCAGTCtggttgaacttcagtgaaGGTCCATCAACGTTGTGATGTtcaaagttgttgttttctttttcaggcaAAAGACAAAGAATTGGTGAGTAaatcatgtttcctttcatcttctgacatcatcaacaagaaTCATCTCAGATGAGACTCTTATGATGTTGATGAGGATGTGAGCTGAGAGTGATTCTCATGTTGCAGACTCCAACAGTTCTGCGATAGAGTTGCTTTCAGACAACTAGCATTCAGTCTCATTGGGGCGTCTGCAGCAAGAAGGTCCTGCGTGAGGTGAGTGGTGACTTGATGTTGTGCAGCTGTTTGTTCTCAGAATGTTGGAGACACAATGTGGACTGAGTGAAGCAGATCAAGAGAGTGACTCCCAGTAGAAACCTGGAGTTCATGTCTACACTGCAAAGAGTTGAATCAACTGAACTGACTCTGATGGACTTGAACAGACTCGTGTCTCATGACAGACATGAACAGTCCTTAACACTGGTTCCAACAGACTCTCGTGAATTCAAACATCTTCTCTCAGGACCTCACTGAACTCATGTCTTcatttcagtgactcaacccATGAGTACGTCTATCTAATGGTCTCCGTTCAGCTGTGACTCGTCGTTTACTCGACTGAACTCTAATGTTCTCTAGATGACTGAATCGACTGTGTGTCCTGATAAGTTTCATAGAACTTAAGTTCAACTGTAACTCTCAAGTTGATCTTCATCAGCAggactgttgccatggtgatattCAACATGAAGAAATGTTTAGTTTGACTGCAGCAGAGTCACAGATGATTCTGTGAGGATTTCTCTTCTCACTCAAATCCATCCTCTCTTCACTTTCAGCTTGAAGGAGTGTCACAGGGAAAGAAGAGTGGAGACatccgttttcaaaactagaactagaggatTGCTAGAAGTGatcttcatgcattttctgtggcacagacagcaacagtgcacccgcggcttatagaccggtgagGCTTATGTccgaaaaaaatctattttcctaCTTAGATTTcatgggtgtggctaatatccCGGTGCGCTTTATCGTCaggaaaatactgtatatttttttattcaccatATTTTTATGCTGGCGTTGTGTTTGAGTTGTCATATCTTTGCTTTGTACACCAGTCTGTGTCAGGCTGTTGCACTACCTCCATTCCTGCTGCAACAGACCAGTAACAAAACAGGTTTTATTGGATTCAAGCACAAAATGCAAAGTTTGGGGTCGAGATGTAATTTTTTGGGATAAAATGTTTGTGATGATCACCTTGTTCCAGACTGCTTTGATCTTATGGCATTACCATATACAAAGGAACAACATACCTCTCGGTATACCACATTTAATACAGGTATCAGGTAAACTTGTGcaatttgaatgtgttttttgtatgagattccctctctctcacgccccctgctggttctTCAAACTGTAGTTTGCAGACAGTGGATCAGACCCACAGCTTGCGCTCCTTACCactaccactagatggcggccTTTCAACCCCTGAGCTATTGGTGAATCTCTCCAGCAGGTGCTGCAGAACACAGCAAACATCCTCtactaaattaaaaatattaaagtaATATTGTCTCATTGTATTATATACAGAAAGGATGTGATAATCATTAGTGTTTCTTCagtgaccactaggtgtcagtgTTGTTTTAGATACTATGGATAATGACCTACAGGTAAGGACAGGTGGGCGGAGCTCAAGGTGGGCGGAGCTGAACCTTGGcacttgtacacacacacagtaaaacGTTCCGAGTCCGCTGACAGTAGTTTGTGTCTGCGGTCTCGTACTCCTGACTGACCctgagatgatgatgacaatgagaCTGGTTATTTTGGTACTTTGGGGAATACATGGCGCGACTGTAGgtaaatgatcattttatttatctatttttttattttaatttctcattGTGTGCTACTCCTTCATCAACCGATCACCACGTTCGGTTGTTGTTCTTGTTGGTCTAAAGTCAGATTGTAATGAACAGAAATTGAAGATTGTTCTCCAGTGTCCAGTTGTCccatgagaaaaacaaataccAGTTACTCATTTAGATCCACACAGTGATCACCTTTTAGCCCAGTGGCAAAATTGTCAGCCACTTACTTCATATATTTCGCGTGCAATTATACcaaacggacagcagatggcagtagcgctcCGTTGCTTCCTCCCAATGTTAccataagattttttttttataagaatTCCTGACTCATTTGTTTCTTGacccatttcacacatttcctaaaaataaaataaaaatatcatagaaaaagaacaaaaaaaaaaaaacatcaccatggcaaaATAACCCCTTCAGTGCAGTAATAACTCACCCAAATATTAGACATAGGTTTTAGTTGTGAACAGAGGTGCTGTAGGTCAACTTCCATGTGAGTACTGTGTAacatacaaaccaaaacctagTGAAACATGAAAGTATCAAGCAGAAAATGTTTAGTTTTACTGTAACAATTTGAGAGTGATGTAGTTCATTAGGAATTGTGGTCTACTGTGTCGCACAGCCACCAGTGTTCAGGACCTCTGCTACAGAGGTGCatacaggaggaggaggctcctCCTTCAACCTGTATTGATTTGTCTTGGTCTAAAACGACCTTTTAGCAGCAGATAGAGATGGTGTGGAAATGTGGGTTTCATAATCATAGCAGTATCATTCAATCAAAAGATGCACTGACCCTATTAATGAGGTCAATATTCAATGAGTCTATTATATTAGGACATAACTGGACCCTCGATTTCTTTAGCAGCTCCCATCTcatgcttctttttcttcttgattCCCCCACTGGATATGTGTATTACTATTCTCTAATGTTTAACCCTTTCCACTGGTGGTTGTGACGGTCACTTGCTCCTTTCACTTCAACTCAATAAATCAGTGGGGCAGTGtaatttattcaattatttaaaaagactatttcaatgttcatgtgtttgtgctgaactaGTGAAGCACATCGGCTCAGCAGCTTCAGCCCTCTCCAAATCATAGGCTCTAACAGCTGCTTGCTCAAtattataaatatgaaatacagaATACAGTCGCCATGAATTTATCTGTCGTTACGTAGGATTATTCATTGGCTTATCTGAAGCTTCGACTCTGGACCAGGGAAAGGTGTCAGGAATTTTAGTGGTGAGGTGAAGCTTTTTGTGTCTCACACTAAATGCTTTCGAGGTGCAgtcattattcttattattattaacttaaCATTTGGTTTGTGTTCTcatgtttgctctgtttttcatttacatGGCTGGTTAAAAGCACGTGCCACTCCCTGACCAGCAAAACTGGTTTGAACGAATTGCTGATGTTTTTGGTGGCCACCAGCCAACCAGATTGTTGACATCAGTGCCAGCCTTTGTTTCAAGTGTAGGAttgttcttttcatttctgAGACATTTTATCATCACTAGAAATCGAGTGACACAAACCAGAGGCAGGTCTCGACACTGTGGGAATATATGCTCTAAATATCCACACGGCTGAGCAGAATGATCTTCTCCATGTCTCAACACTCGCTGGGCTGATGTCATCTGGACCTCTTTCACTCTGAGGACCTTCTTGTGGAACTAAATGCTCCTGTGTCTTTGT harbors:
- the LOC128759658 gene encoding H-2 class I histocompatibility antigen, Q9 alpha chain-like, whose protein sequence is MGLFLLLALLGIDGANAGIHSLIYQATASSGVHHFPEYVEVGLVDDVVFSHYDSNSRRVEPKQDWMTRLTDDDPEYLERETRRCRDDQRSRKNLMREVQKRFNQTGGVHTLQVTHSCERDNETGEVRGHYQYAYDGQDFLSWDLKTLTWIAANQQAVDTKHQWDNDEGRNKYLQYYLKTHCPAHLKKLLDYGKSSIQRTELPSVSLLQKTPSSPIVCHATGFYPPRAKLFWTKDGEELHRGVTIEEVLPNPDGTYQMRAQLKLPDPSEDWERFTCVFHLEGVEEALLTKLDKEAILTNGKPEDQTVPIVVSVAAVLIIFTVIGLYYCSLASVGTDRSTRAGKRQRIDSNSSAIELLSDN